The Sandaracinaceae bacterium DNA segment GGACGTGACGCGGGCGAAGGACGGCCCGAGCGCGCTCGCCGCGCTCGAGGGCGCGCTGCCGGATCTCATGGTGCTCGATCTGTCGCTGCCCGGGATGCGAGGCGACGAGGTGCTCACCCGCGTGCGGGCGCACGCGGCGACGGCTGCGCTCCGGGTCGTCGTGCTCACGGGCACGCCCAACCCTCGGGAGGAGCGCCGCTGCCGCGCGCTCGGCGCGACGGACTTCTT contains these protein-coding regions:
- a CDS encoding response regulator, with the translated sequence MQPQVLLVEDSQSDAMMLRDALEERGIEWDVTRAKDGPSALAALEGALPDLMVLDLSLPGMRGDEVLTRVRAHAATAALRVVVLTGTPNPREERRCRALGATDFFVKPNLPDGYLALADSLREHLL